Proteins encoded together in one Electrophorus electricus isolate fEleEle1 chromosome 9, fEleEle1.pri, whole genome shotgun sequence window:
- the LOC118241975 gene encoding eukaryotic translation initiation factor 4 gamma 3-like, whose protein sequence is MSGVGISQNTSPPVGRPCTTPTAPQLNSQVAEQGNVMYNVDSAQVLPAPVDLKPDDEPKLECAMLKSSSPALRPVEPPVQRREPGSPAFAPAPVSAHGPVPAPAPTPAPTPDSYPPEKSELPPQMFNQLMKQVMDLTIDTEERLKGVVDLVFEKAIDEPSFSMAYGNMCSCLAMLKVPMADKPTSTLSFQKLLLNRCQKEFEKDKVKDDVLEKLRHQLEAATSASERERLEEDLEEAKDKAHRRSIGNIKFIGELFKLHMLSEAIMHDCVVKLFMNHSEESLERLCHLLTAIGKDLDLEKARPKMDHYFKYIEKTVKERRGSSRIRFLLQDVIDLRLHNWVSQRADHGPKTIEQIHQ, encoded by the exons ATGTCAGGAGTAGGCATTAGCCAGAACACAAGCCCACCAGTGGGACGTCCCTGCACTACCCCTACTGCTCCACAG CTGAACAGCCAGGTAGCAGAGCAGGGGAATGTCATGTATAACGTGGACAGTGCTCAGGTCCTTCCTGCTCCTGTGGACTTGAAACCAG ATGACGAGCCAAAGCTTGAGTGTGCAATGCTGAAGTCTTCATCACCAGCACTACGGCCAGTCGAGCCTCCTGTGCAGAGACGAGAGCCCGGCAGTCCTGCTTTTGCTCCTGCCCCTGTCTCTGCACATGGACCCGTCCCAGCTCCAGCTCCCActcctgcccccaccccagACTCTTATCCCCCTGAGAAATCAGAGCTTCCTCCGCAGATGTTTAACCAGCTGATGAAGCAGGTGATGGACCTCACCATCGACACGGAGGAGCGCCTCAAAGGCGTGGTTGACCTGGTTTTTGAAAAAGCCATCGATGAGCCCAGCTTCTCTATGGCCTATGGCAATATGTGCAGCTGCCTGGCTATG TTAAAAGTGCCCATGGCAGACAAGCCCACCAGCACTTTGAGTTTCCAAAAGCTGCTGCTGAACCGCTGTCAGAAGGAGTTTGAGAAGGACAAGGTCAAGGATGATGTTTTGGAGAAGCTGCGGCACCAGCTGGAAGCGGCCACTTCA GCCAGCGAGCgggagaggctggaggaggatCTGGAGGAGGCGAAGGACAAGGCCCACAGGAGGTCCATCGGTAACATCAAGTTCATCGGGGAGCTGTTCAAGCTGCACATGCTGTCGGAGGCCATCATGCACGACTGTGTGGTCAAGCTGTTCATGAACCACAGCGAGGAGAGCCTGGAGCGTCTGTGCCACCTCCTCACAGCCATCGGCAAAGACCTGGACTTGGAGAAGGCCAGG ccaaaaATGGATCACTACtttaaatatatagaaaagacagtgaaggagaggaggggttCCTCACGCATTCGGTTCCTGCTCCAGGACGTCATCGACCTGCGACTG CATAACTGGGTGTCGCAGCGAGCTGACCACGGGCCCAAGACCATTGAACAGATCCATCAGTAG